A region from the Polyangiaceae bacterium genome encodes:
- a CDS encoding alpha/beta fold hydrolase, protein MRGRVWQPQIDGLGKDHRLAWFDARGIGDSDRPPGPWTMADMAHDASRVLDALNWNERVHLVGVSMGGMVAQHLALAEPERLSTLTLIATTPGGVLSKLPTLRGIYYFARANLASQATRRDVLVKLLYPDAFVRSTDPEALARRMEQQMGVRASPSTLRAQLAAVTLHDVRSRLAEIELPTLVVRPGRDLLMRPTNSDRLARDIPNARLLELPEAGHGVVFQCSDEVNRALREHFRRP, encoded by the coding sequence ATGCGGGGTCGGGTGTGGCAGCCGCAGATCGACGGCCTGGGCAAAGATCATCGGCTGGCTTGGTTCGACGCCCGCGGAATCGGCGACAGCGACCGGCCGCCGGGCCCGTGGACCATGGCGGACATGGCTCACGACGCGAGCCGGGTGCTCGATGCCTTGAACTGGAACGAGCGCGTCCACCTGGTGGGGGTGAGCATGGGTGGCATGGTCGCGCAGCACCTGGCGCTGGCGGAGCCCGAGCGGCTGTCCACCCTCACGCTGATTGCCACCACGCCGGGCGGCGTCCTGTCCAAGCTGCCGACACTGCGAGGCATCTACTACTTCGCCCGCGCGAACCTGGCCTCGCAGGCCACCCGTCGCGACGTCCTGGTCAAGCTCTTGTATCCGGATGCGTTCGTTCGCTCGACGGACCCCGAAGCGCTGGCCCGGCGGATGGAGCAACAGATGGGAGTGCGCGCGTCGCCGAGCACGCTCAGAGCGCAGCTAGCGGCCGTGACGCTCCACGACGTGCGCTCTCGACTCGCGGAGATAGAGCTGCCCACTCTCGTCGTCCGTCCGGGGCGAGACCTGCTGATGCGCCCGACCAACAGCGATCGCTTGGCCCGCGACATCCCGAACGCGCGACTGCTGGAGCTGCCGGAGGCGGGCCACGGAGTGGTGTTTCAGTGCTCCGACGAGGTGAATCGTGCGTTACGCGAGCACTTTCGCCGCCCGTGA
- a CDS encoding HD domain-containing protein has translation MDPSNRLFNDVVRALSMVLDFDEGEKLFHAWRTAVLAHGIAVELKLPEPGLLYHAGLLHDIGAIGLPDHIIHVVHRGDARKQVQQHAELGARIVQPFGVLKRIAPIIQDHHERFDGLGFPSGKTGAEISLQTQVLAAADTLELALRNVGRERRYAVACSTTSHESGRAWAPEVAEAALASIERDPAVLVRLFDDQQLERMVRSLAYTPPELEKLDRLNLLGQLLWVFGHIIDAKHPSMLGHSLRVTYFGYEVARAIGGEETNVWDVLCAGLLHDVGKVGVPRSLLCKAHLDEDDARVIRKHAEDTMKVISTIEDLAHLAYPAAAHHEWYDGTGYPEGKSGEDIPLLGRVLAFADTYEGLTNPNRTSLSHEAALDVIRARVGTQFDPHIAEAAIAGLDVAGKAALGDQTLISRFSRSLEDDNLDVRTLLTDSTERLSLTHLGETGGMLVEVPQCHLLKVDARLRIASGGGGLAKLLSVEESSDLGDYLEDASRGELLVRMGGLEPDRPLTQYLFARGGTPLEVLVVKRGDGFEMFLRTAEDRFRTMKRVAQYDRNFMSSAEATFFTDTTGRIVDVNQAFLSLYGYRMDEVVGQTPGILEAEGDVDRLGQLLARTWAGGSWAGDLVTRKRSGELVTVQFTITSVRDATGNHVGHIGRAVDISERHRLEMELEEKNAQLEHLSKLKSDLLATTSHDLKSPIAALISYADLLKDRIGETTREDAERFLAQMIASGHRALNLIDDLLDLERIDSGTFGVHKQPARLDDALRRALTLHEPAARAKNMEVDVRIQGANRRYVADESRMEQLFSNLISNAIKFSPRDSRVTVSYTDSAQGLCVEVIDEGPGIPPEARDSIFDRYFQLEKNRKQGRRAGLGLGLAIAKGIVNEHSGSIRVSGGLEGGSRFVVELPPCAVVDELRAVIVAANGEVDALTPGLERVGVASFVARTHGDVSNLLATDHEPNLLFVSEEADPSVRDAALSGVAGKANAPLVVLFAEDEDDVDHGGRHVLSPPVLDVELAQLARQARGSRSPQGVTG, from the coding sequence GTGGATCCCTCGAATCGCCTGTTCAATGACGTCGTCCGCGCTCTGTCGATGGTGCTGGACTTCGACGAGGGGGAGAAGCTCTTTCATGCGTGGCGAACGGCCGTTTTGGCTCACGGGATCGCCGTCGAGCTGAAGCTGCCGGAGCCCGGGCTGCTCTATCACGCGGGGCTCCTGCACGACATCGGCGCCATCGGGCTGCCGGACCACATCATCCATGTGGTCCATCGCGGGGACGCACGCAAGCAGGTGCAGCAGCACGCGGAGCTGGGCGCCCGGATCGTCCAGCCTTTCGGCGTGCTGAAGCGCATCGCGCCCATCATCCAGGACCACCACGAGCGTTTCGACGGGCTCGGTTTCCCTTCCGGCAAGACCGGCGCGGAAATCTCCCTCCAGACGCAGGTGCTGGCGGCGGCAGACACCCTCGAGCTGGCGCTGCGGAACGTGGGGCGAGAGCGCCGCTACGCGGTCGCCTGCTCCACCACCTCCCACGAAAGCGGCCGGGCCTGGGCGCCGGAGGTGGCGGAAGCGGCGCTGGCGAGCATCGAGCGCGACCCGGCGGTGCTGGTCCGCCTGTTCGACGACCAACAGCTCGAGCGCATGGTCCGTTCGCTGGCCTACACTCCGCCGGAGCTCGAGAAGCTGGACCGACTCAATCTTCTCGGTCAGCTCTTGTGGGTCTTCGGGCACATCATCGACGCCAAGCACCCGTCCATGCTGGGGCACTCGCTGCGGGTGACCTACTTCGGATACGAAGTGGCTCGCGCCATCGGTGGAGAAGAGACCAACGTGTGGGACGTGCTGTGTGCGGGGCTCCTGCACGACGTCGGCAAGGTCGGAGTGCCGCGGAGCCTCCTGTGCAAGGCACATCTGGACGAAGACGACGCGCGGGTCATCCGCAAGCACGCGGAAGACACCATGAAGGTGATCTCGACCATCGAGGATCTGGCGCATTTGGCCTATCCCGCCGCGGCACACCACGAGTGGTACGACGGCACGGGCTACCCCGAAGGCAAGTCGGGGGAAGACATCCCGCTCTTGGGGCGGGTGCTGGCGTTTGCCGACACCTACGAGGGGCTCACCAACCCCAATCGCACGTCGCTGTCCCACGAGGCTGCGCTGGACGTGATCCGTGCTCGGGTGGGCACGCAGTTCGATCCGCACATCGCCGAAGCCGCCATTGCGGGGCTGGACGTGGCGGGCAAGGCCGCGCTCGGCGACCAGACGCTCATCAGCCGCTTCTCCCGTTCGCTGGAGGACGACAACCTCGACGTGCGCACGCTGCTGACGGACTCCACGGAGCGCTTGAGCCTCACGCACCTGGGCGAGACCGGCGGCATGTTGGTGGAGGTGCCGCAGTGTCACCTGCTGAAGGTGGACGCGCGCCTACGGATCGCGTCCGGCGGAGGCGGCCTCGCAAAGCTCCTGTCCGTCGAGGAGTCCAGCGACCTCGGGGACTACCTGGAGGACGCCAGCCGCGGCGAGCTGTTGGTTCGCATGGGCGGCCTGGAGCCGGACCGGCCGCTGACGCAGTACCTGTTCGCACGCGGTGGGACGCCGCTGGAAGTGCTGGTGGTGAAGCGCGGCGACGGGTTCGAGATGTTTCTGCGAACCGCGGAGGATCGCTTCCGCACCATGAAGCGCGTCGCTCAATACGATCGCAACTTCATGAGCAGCGCGGAAGCGACGTTCTTCACCGACACCACCGGGCGCATCGTGGACGTCAATCAGGCCTTCCTGAGCCTGTACGGCTATCGGATGGACGAGGTCGTCGGGCAGACGCCCGGCATCTTGGAGGCGGAAGGCGACGTGGACCGCCTGGGACAGCTCCTGGCGCGCACCTGGGCCGGCGGATCCTGGGCGGGAGATCTGGTCACCCGCAAGCGCTCCGGCGAGCTTGTGACGGTTCAGTTCACCATCACGTCCGTGCGGGATGCCACGGGCAATCACGTCGGGCACATCGGCCGCGCCGTGGACATCTCCGAGCGGCACCGCCTGGAGATGGAGCTGGAAGAGAAGAACGCCCAGCTCGAGCATCTCAGCAAGCTGAAGAGCGATCTGTTGGCCACCACCTCCCACGACCTCAAGTCGCCCATCGCCGCCCTCATCAGCTACGCGGACCTGCTCAAGGATCGCATCGGGGAAACCACGCGGGAAGACGCCGAGAGGTTTCTGGCGCAGATGATCGCCTCCGGGCACCGGGCGCTGAATCTGATTGACGACCTGTTGGACCTCGAGCGAATCGACTCCGGCACCTTTGGCGTACACAAGCAGCCCGCGCGCTTGGACGACGCCCTCAGGCGCGCGCTGACGCTGCACGAGCCGGCAGCCCGCGCGAAGAACATGGAAGTCGACGTGCGGATCCAGGGCGCGAACCGCCGCTACGTCGCCGACGAATCCCGCATGGAGCAGCTGTTTTCCAATCTGATCTCCAACGCCATCAAGTTCTCGCCGCGAGACAGCCGCGTTACCGTCAGCTACACGGATTCGGCACAGGGCCTGTGCGTCGAGGTGATCGACGAAGGACCCGGCATCCCGCCGGAGGCGCGGGACTCGATCTTCGACCGCTACTTCCAACTCGAAAAGAATCGGAAGCAGGGGCGCCGCGCAGGTTTGGGCCTGGGGCTCGCCATCGCCAAGGGCATCGTGAACGAGCATTCCGGAAGCATTCGGGTGTCGGGCGGACTCGAAGGTGGGAGTCGCTTCGTGGTGGAGCTGCCGCCGTGTGCCGTGGTGGACGAGCTCCGGGCGGTGATCGTGGCGGCTAACGGAGAGGTGGACGCGCTCACTCCGGGGCTCGAGCGCGTGGGGGTGGCGAGCTTCGTGGCCAGGACCCACGGCGACGTCAGCAACCTGCTGGCGACCGATCACGAGCCGAACCTCCTGTTCGTGAGTGAAGAGGCGGATCCCTCGGTGCGGGACGCCGCGCTGAGCGGTGTCGCCGGAAAGGCGAACGCGCCCCTCGTGGTGCTGTTCGCGGAGGACGAAGACGACGTCGACCACGGCGGTCGCCACGTGCTCAGCCCGCCGGTGTTGGACGTGGAGCTCGCGCAGCTGGCGCGACAGGCGCGGGGCTCTCGATCCCCGCAAGGAGTGACGGGATGA
- a CDS encoding response regulator has product MIVVVDDEPVVLETVQAALGPAGFEVRGFASPRAALDFMAKVEPELVISDVMMPELGGLELKQHYAQAFPDRRTPFVFLSSLGEADNIVTGLAAGADDYLTKPIPPVVLRAKVERLLSRMKQVRGATFRGDLAKFPFVKIMQFCELKGLTGEVAVQSGDFATKLRFAAGVVLPETAQGGEADFERLLELEEGTFRIQSESVSFSEIADAAADEPESEPEPSSTTDVMGRLSSVQGGGKVFQIQTEFVRHPEQRVVSIVVLDGRTLMKRRSDPLVGMDYRAIDQIIGRQHAEVEASVSERLDKLLGKAQGAGESPAATAAQLLEDGLSRYMAKDYAGAIEVWERALALDPENKTLAFNLEIVKKKLGQ; this is encoded by the coding sequence ATGATTGTCGTTGTAGACGACGAGCCTGTGGTGCTCGAGACGGTACAAGCAGCGCTCGGCCCAGCCGGCTTCGAGGTCCGCGGTTTCGCGAGCCCCCGGGCGGCCCTCGACTTCATGGCCAAGGTGGAGCCGGAGCTCGTGATCAGCGACGTCATGATGCCGGAGCTCGGGGGGCTCGAGCTCAAGCAGCACTACGCGCAGGCGTTCCCGGACCGGCGTACCCCCTTCGTGTTCCTTTCCTCGCTGGGCGAGGCGGACAACATCGTCACGGGCCTCGCTGCGGGCGCGGACGACTACCTCACCAAGCCCATTCCTCCGGTCGTGTTGCGAGCCAAGGTGGAGCGGCTGCTGTCCCGCATGAAGCAGGTTCGGGGCGCCACGTTCCGCGGGGATCTCGCGAAGTTCCCCTTCGTGAAGATCATGCAGTTCTGTGAGCTCAAGGGTTTGACGGGCGAGGTCGCCGTCCAGTCCGGCGATTTCGCGACCAAGCTGCGCTTTGCTGCCGGTGTGGTGCTGCCGGAGACGGCGCAAGGCGGCGAGGCGGATTTCGAACGCTTGCTGGAGCTGGAGGAAGGCACGTTCCGCATTCAGTCGGAGTCGGTCTCCTTCAGCGAGATCGCCGACGCGGCCGCCGACGAGCCCGAATCGGAGCCGGAGCCGTCTTCCACCACGGACGTGATGGGCCGTCTGTCCAGCGTGCAGGGTGGCGGCAAGGTGTTTCAGATCCAGACCGAGTTCGTGCGGCATCCCGAACAACGGGTCGTCAGCATCGTCGTGCTCGACGGTCGCACGCTCATGAAGCGGCGCAGCGATCCGCTGGTGGGCATGGACTACCGCGCCATCGATCAGATCATCGGCCGCCAGCATGCCGAGGTGGAAGCCAGCGTGTCGGAGCGTTTGGACAAGCTGCTCGGGAAGGCCCAGGGCGCAGGAGAGAGCCCCGCAGCCACGGCGGCGCAACTCCTGGAAGACGGGCTCTCGCGCTACATGGCCAAGGACTACGCGGGAGCCATCGAGGTGTGGGAGCGCGCGCTCGCGCTCGATCCCGAGAACAAGACGTTGGCGTTCAATCTCGAGATCGTGAAGAAGAAGCTCGGGCAGTAG
- a CDS encoding VCBS repeat-containing protein, whose product MRYLAGAALLALSGFAACGGDDGAAAPHGTVDAGTEGGVDAAADADAAPGCGTAGPTLSAGTELAFDDGTPHADIRHQTAAITIDGTEYKLAEAPLWEAVRFELAHPAKVLGFRVQWANVDAAAAPDMKLEAGLYGDFGYNGFDFWAPDPLWTGTRCVSDMTDGQWLDYALPEPVVIDEPGLVYVAHHAASPTDPVFYYDDSAADNCDAFDSCRSAFNLPEVPGYYNGTSFPFQRDFLVRLVVEYTDDVKPADKLFQEVPTESGDHVSWADYDGDGFDDALVSGKLLKNDGGTFSDVTQSAGLAGVSATGGVFGDYDNDGCLDLFLFSESPANGDTLMRSKCDGTFEDVTAAAKITDLQSYEDCGDPANVHAPSAAAAWVDLDADGFLDLYVANFICWSKETYYIDTVFHNEKDGTFSDWTGTHGFSSNKAPSRGAAPADADGDGDIDLFVNAYRLRPNYFFVNDGSGTVSESGQTTGLAGVATQAGVVVYFGHTIGAAWGSRQRRRLRSYRREPGAPPLLQFLRQDTGADQRRQRALHGQGRHLGKAGERRWAALPGDALGAGAGGLRPGRRPRHGDHGHLRRTAH is encoded by the coding sequence ATGCGGTACTTGGCGGGCGCCGCGCTGTTGGCGCTCTCGGGCTTTGCGGCGTGTGGCGGGGACGACGGCGCGGCCGCACCTCACGGCACGGTGGACGCCGGCACGGAAGGCGGCGTCGACGCCGCGGCGGATGCCGACGCGGCGCCCGGCTGCGGCACTGCCGGCCCCACGCTCTCGGCCGGCACCGAGCTGGCCTTTGACGACGGCACCCCGCACGCGGACATCCGCCATCAAACGGCGGCCATCACCATCGACGGCACCGAATACAAACTTGCAGAAGCTCCGCTCTGGGAAGCCGTGCGCTTCGAGCTGGCGCACCCCGCAAAGGTCCTGGGCTTCCGGGTGCAGTGGGCCAACGTGGACGCCGCGGCAGCACCGGACATGAAGCTCGAGGCCGGGCTCTACGGCGACTTCGGTTACAACGGCTTCGACTTCTGGGCGCCGGACCCATTGTGGACGGGCACGCGCTGCGTCTCCGACATGACGGACGGCCAGTGGCTCGACTACGCGTTGCCCGAGCCCGTGGTGATCGACGAGCCCGGACTGGTGTACGTGGCCCACCACGCTGCCAGCCCTACGGACCCGGTCTTCTATTACGACGACTCCGCCGCGGACAACTGCGACGCCTTCGACAGCTGTCGCTCGGCCTTCAACCTGCCGGAGGTGCCCGGCTACTACAACGGCACCTCGTTCCCGTTCCAGCGCGACTTCTTGGTGCGGCTGGTGGTCGAGTACACGGACGACGTGAAGCCCGCGGACAAGCTATTTCAGGAGGTGCCCACCGAGTCCGGAGACCACGTCTCCTGGGCCGACTACGACGGCGACGGCTTCGACGACGCGCTGGTCAGCGGCAAGCTCCTGAAGAACGACGGCGGCACCTTCAGCGACGTGACCCAGAGCGCGGGGCTGGCGGGAGTTTCCGCCACCGGCGGCGTCTTTGGCGACTACGACAACGACGGCTGCCTGGATTTGTTCCTATTTTCCGAGTCTCCCGCGAACGGCGACACGCTGATGCGCTCGAAGTGCGACGGCACCTTCGAGGACGTGACGGCGGCGGCGAAGATCACGGACCTGCAGAGCTACGAAGATTGCGGCGATCCGGCCAACGTGCACGCGCCCTCCGCCGCCGCCGCGTGGGTGGATCTGGACGCGGACGGCTTCCTGGATCTCTACGTCGCCAACTTCATCTGCTGGAGCAAGGAGACGTATTACATCGACACCGTGTTCCACAACGAGAAGGACGGCACCTTCTCCGACTGGACCGGGACGCACGGCTTCTCGAGCAACAAGGCGCCCAGCCGCGGTGCGGCACCGGCGGACGCCGATGGCGACGGCGACATCGACTTGTTCGTGAATGCGTACCGGTTGCGTCCCAACTACTTCTTCGTCAACGACGGCAGCGGCACCGTGTCGGAGAGCGGACAGACGACGGGGCTCGCCGGCGTGGCGACGCAAGCCGGCGTGGTGGTGTACTTCGGCCACACCATCGGCGCCGCTTGGGGATCTCGACAACGACGGCGACTTCGATCTTATCGCCGCGAACCTGGCGCACCCCCGCTTCTTCAATTTCTCCGACAAGACACAGGTGCTGATCAACGACGGCAGCGGGCACTTCACGGACAAGGCCGGCACTTGGGAAAAGCCGGTGAGCGCCGCTGGGCTGCGCTACCAGGAGACGCACTCGGTGCCGGCGCTGGCGGACTTCGACCAGGACGGCGTCCTCGACATGGTGATCACGGCCATCTACGACGGACGGCCCACTGA
- a CDS encoding VCBS repeat-containing protein has product MVITAIYDGRPTDFYWGKGDGTFELDAYHAGITTKNGWGVATADYDNDGDEDVFATKLFRNDTRRARGTGSRCG; this is encoded by the coding sequence ATGGTGATCACGGCCATCTACGACGGACGGCCCACTGACTTCTACTGGGGCAAGGGTGACGGCACCTTCGAGCTGGACGCCTACCACGCTGGGATCACGACCAAGAACGGCTGGGGCGTGGCCACGGCGGACTACGACAACGACGGCGACGAGGACGTGTTCGCGACCAAGCTGTTCCGCAACGACACGCGCCGAGCAAGGGGCACTGGCTCCAGGTGCGGGTGA
- a CDS encoding ASPIC/UnbV domain-containing protein, protein MNGNVSANRAAIGASVLVQGGGKKWLRQVQGGTGKGGQDSLTLHFGLGAVTSVDTITITFPGGKQVKFSGPIAVDQRLWLAEDGSQKSGMSPP, encoded by the coding sequence GTGAACGGCAATGTCAGCGCGAACCGCGCGGCGATCGGTGCTTCGGTCTTGGTGCAGGGGGGTGGCAAGAAGTGGCTGCGGCAGGTGCAAGGCGGAACCGGCAAGGGCGGGCAGGATTCGCTCACGCTGCACTTCGGCCTGGGCGCGGTCACCAGCGTGGACACGATCACGATCACGTTCCCGGGTGGCAAGCAGGTGAAGTTCAGCGGCCCCATCGCGGTGGATCAGCGCTTGTGGCTGGCGGAGGACGGCTCGCAGAAGAGCGGTATGTCGCCACCGTAG
- a CDS encoding winged helix-turn-helix transcriptional regulator has translation MSENIDVFRALADPTRRAILEQLALGETTVKDLTARFSVSQPAVSQHLAALRRAGLVSERRAGRFAHYRANPEGLRPLVEWIDHFRSFWPERIRRLEGLLQEMDE, from the coding sequence GTGAGCGAGAACATCGACGTTTTCCGAGCGCTGGCGGATCCCACGCGGCGAGCCATCCTGGAGCAGCTGGCTCTGGGGGAGACCACCGTGAAGGACCTCACGGCGCGCTTCAGCGTGTCGCAGCCGGCGGTGTCGCAGCACCTGGCGGCGCTGCGGCGCGCGGGTCTGGTCAGCGAGCGGCGCGCCGGGCGCTTTGCTCACTACCGAGCAAACCCCGAGGGACTGCGTCCCCTCGTGGAGTGGATCGATCACTTTCGGAGCTTCTGGCCCGAACGCATTCGGAGGCTCGAGGGCCTCCTACAGGAGATGGACGAATGA
- a CDS encoding SRPBCC domain-containing protein, translating into MSETQSIVVKYELAQAPEKVWRALTEPKLLAAWLMDNDIAPVVGHRFQFRAQPVPGWDGVVDCEVLEVVPFERLSYSWRGGSDQLEGYGGKLDTVVTWTLEKSASGGTLLELNHSGFTPKNAFAFENLGKGWRGKLAERIERVLTEL; encoded by the coding sequence ATGAGCGAAACCCAATCCATCGTCGTGAAGTACGAGCTGGCGCAGGCGCCAGAAAAGGTATGGCGCGCCCTCACGGAACCCAAGCTCCTCGCTGCCTGGCTGATGGACAACGACATCGCGCCCGTGGTGGGTCATCGCTTTCAATTTCGTGCGCAGCCGGTTCCGGGTTGGGACGGCGTCGTCGATTGCGAGGTGCTCGAGGTCGTGCCCTTCGAGCGATTGAGCTACAGCTGGCGCGGCGGATCGGACCAGCTCGAAGGCTACGGCGGAAAGCTCGACACGGTGGTCACTTGGACCCTCGAGAAGTCCGCCTCCGGTGGCACCCTGCTGGAGCTGAACCACTCCGGATTCACTCCCAAGAACGCGTTCGCGTTCGAGAACTTGGGCAAGGGCTGGCGCGGCAAGCTCGCCGAGCGCATCGAGCGAGTGCTCACGGAGCTGTGA
- a CDS encoding lipase maturation factor family protein: MSDRREHDTDVPGLRPEWTEALVRGWRGEGPSLWLTRFVVLRMLGLVYLVAFLVAANQVVPLIGSQGLTPISLYLPAVEHHFGSFGSAFFNLPSLFWFAHSDGVLLAAMWLGVVLSAAVLCGYANSIVLSVLWLLYLSLIHVGQRWYGYGWEMQLCETGFLAIFLVPLLDGRPFPRRPPPTPVIWLFRWLIVRIMLGAGLIKLRGDACWTELTCLYYHFETQPIPGPLTPYFNALPHWALAGGVLFNHFAELVAPLFVFVPRRRLRHAAGAVMLALQITLILSGNLAFLNWLTIVPILACFDDTLWRRLLPNTWVRASERAKETAQASRGQGRAVAGVFGVVGLLSIFPVSNLLSSRQAMNRSFEPLGLVNTYGAFGSVGRKRYEIVFEGTRDAKPDARTKWTAYEFKCKPGDPTRRPCWITPYHLRLDWQIWFAAMGQPYQHPWTVHFVEKLLEGDEKTLSLLASNPFPDGPPRVIRAELYRYELSPPGEATVWTRQRVGEWLPPLSKGDPRLTRFLEMNGW, encoded by the coding sequence ATGTCGGACCGCCGCGAGCACGACACGGACGTCCCCGGTTTACGTCCAGAATGGACGGAAGCGCTGGTACGCGGCTGGCGCGGCGAAGGTCCGTCGCTCTGGCTCACACGCTTCGTCGTGCTGCGCATGCTCGGCTTGGTGTACCTGGTCGCGTTCCTGGTTGCGGCCAATCAAGTCGTCCCGCTGATCGGCTCGCAGGGCCTCACGCCGATCTCCCTGTACCTGCCGGCGGTCGAGCACCACTTCGGCTCCTTTGGCTCCGCGTTCTTCAATCTCCCGAGCCTGTTCTGGTTCGCGCACTCGGACGGCGTGCTGCTCGCCGCCATGTGGCTCGGGGTGGTGCTCTCGGCGGCAGTGCTGTGCGGCTACGCCAACTCGATCGTGCTCTCGGTCCTGTGGCTCTTGTACCTCTCGCTGATCCACGTCGGACAGCGCTGGTACGGCTACGGCTGGGAGATGCAGCTGTGCGAGACGGGGTTCTTGGCCATCTTCTTGGTGCCGTTGCTCGACGGCCGCCCCTTTCCGCGCAGGCCACCGCCCACGCCGGTGATCTGGCTCTTTCGCTGGCTCATCGTGCGCATCATGCTGGGCGCGGGGCTTATCAAGCTGCGCGGCGACGCGTGTTGGACCGAGCTCACCTGCCTCTACTACCACTTCGAGACGCAGCCCATCCCGGGGCCGCTCACGCCGTACTTCAATGCCCTACCGCACTGGGCGCTGGCCGGCGGAGTGCTGTTCAATCACTTCGCGGAGCTGGTTGCGCCACTGTTCGTGTTCGTTCCGAGACGCAGGCTGCGCCACGCCGCCGGCGCCGTGATGCTGGCGCTCCAGATCACTCTGATCCTGAGCGGGAACCTCGCGTTCCTGAACTGGCTCACCATCGTGCCCATCCTGGCCTGCTTCGACGACACCCTGTGGCGCCGGCTGCTGCCGAACACGTGGGTCCGCGCCAGCGAGCGCGCCAAGGAAACGGCGCAGGCGTCGCGCGGGCAGGGGCGCGCCGTGGCCGGTGTCTTCGGCGTAGTGGGCTTGCTCAGCATCTTCCCCGTCTCCAACTTGCTGTCGTCTCGGCAAGCGATGAACCGCTCCTTCGAGCCCCTGGGTCTGGTGAACACCTACGGCGCCTTCGGCAGCGTGGGGCGCAAGCGCTACGAGATCGTGTTCGAGGGGACCCGCGACGCGAAGCCGGATGCGCGCACGAAGTGGACAGCCTACGAGTTCAAGTGCAAGCCCGGAGACCCGACGCGGCGACCGTGCTGGATCACGCCGTACCACCTGCGGTTGGACTGGCAGATCTGGTTCGCCGCCATGGGGCAGCCGTACCAGCACCCGTGGACGGTGCACTTCGTGGAAAAGCTGCTGGAAGGTGACGAGAAGACCCTGAGCTTGCTCGCCAGCAACCCGTTTCCGGACGGGCCGCCGCGCGTCATCCGCGCCGAGCTGTACCGCTACGAGCTCTCGCCCCCGGGCGAGGCCACCGTGTGGACGCGACAGCGGGTGGGCGAGTGGTTGCCGCCCCTGTCCAAGGGCGACCCGCGCCTCACCCGCTTCCTCGAGATGAACGGCTGGTAG